One Bacillus solimangrovi genomic window carries:
- a CDS encoding aspartyl-phosphate phosphatase Spo0E family protein — MVNNPSSNYLDYLQTLIGITRKEMIQIGLEKGLDAKETIEQSKKLDVILNRYQKEINKLNN, encoded by the coding sequence GTGGTTAACAATCCTTCGTCCAATTATCTAGATTACTTACAAACATTAATTGGAATTACTCGAAAAGAAATGATTCAAATTGGATTAGAGAAGGGACTAGATGCTAAAGAAACGATTGAACAAAGCAAAAAACTTGATGTAATCTTAAACCGCTACCAAAAAGAGATTAATAAGTTAAACAATTAA
- the cdr gene encoding CoA-disulfide reductase: protein MSKKILIVGGVAGGATAASRLRRLDENAEIILFERGEYISFANCGLPYYIGGIINEREKLLVQTVERMEKRFRIDIRIKSEVTVINRAEKKITIKKTDSGETYEEHYDTLILSPGAAPIKPPIPGIRDANNLFTLRNIPDTDRIVNYVKETKPKRAVVIGGGFIGIEMAENLVERGIDVTLIEMANQLLGPLDYEMATIIHKHVEQNGIKLILEDGVKGFEENGKTVSLNSGKKITTDMVILAIGVSPENKLAKDAGLSLGKRGGIQVNQHLQTSDNSIYAIGDAIEVTDYINSQPTQIPLAWPANRQGRLVADHICGKEASYNGTLGTSIVKVFDLTAASTGNNEKTLKTLNIPHQMVHVHPGSHAGYYPGAYPISLKLLFSKDDGKILGAQAVGKEGVDKRIDVIATAIKAGLTVRDLPDLELSYAPPFSSAKDPVNMAGYAATNILEGDTTNIQWYELHQLIENEKGFIVDVREPNEYKNGNIMNSINIPLDQIRDRLDEFPKNDQIYVYCQVGLRGYLATQILKQHGFNVTNLDGGYKTYSTVYE from the coding sequence ATGTCAAAAAAGATTTTAATTGTCGGTGGTGTTGCAGGCGGTGCAACAGCTGCTTCACGATTACGTCGATTAGATGAAAATGCAGAAATTATTTTATTCGAACGAGGCGAATATATCTCGTTTGCCAACTGTGGGCTGCCATATTATATTGGGGGCATAATTAATGAGCGTGAAAAATTACTCGTTCAGACTGTTGAACGAATGGAAAAGCGATTTCGTATTGATATTCGAATCAAAAGTGAAGTAACTGTTATCAATCGTGCTGAGAAAAAGATCACCATCAAAAAAACTGACTCTGGTGAAACATATGAGGAACATTACGATACATTAATTCTTTCCCCTGGTGCAGCACCAATTAAACCACCTATCCCAGGCATCAGAGACGCAAATAACTTATTCACACTTAGGAATATTCCTGATACTGACAGAATTGTGAACTATGTAAAAGAAACTAAACCTAAACGTGCAGTAGTAATTGGTGGTGGTTTCATTGGCATTGAAATGGCTGAAAACCTAGTTGAACGTGGAATTGATGTAACACTTATCGAAATGGCTAATCAATTACTCGGACCTCTTGATTATGAAATGGCAACTATCATTCATAAACACGTCGAACAAAATGGGATAAAGCTTATATTAGAAGATGGCGTAAAAGGATTTGAGGAAAATGGGAAAACCGTCTCTTTAAATAGCGGTAAAAAAATTACAACTGACATGGTCATCCTTGCAATTGGAGTATCACCAGAAAATAAACTTGCCAAGGATGCCGGATTATCACTCGGAAAACGTGGTGGTATTCAAGTAAACCAACACTTACAGACAAGCGACAATTCTATCTATGCAATTGGTGATGCAATTGAAGTAACTGATTATATTAATTCCCAACCAACTCAAATCCCACTTGCTTGGCCTGCGAATCGTCAAGGTCGTCTAGTAGCAGACCATATATGTGGGAAAGAAGCCAGCTATAATGGTACTTTAGGTACGTCCATTGTAAAAGTATTTGATCTTACTGCTGCTTCCACTGGAAATAATGAAAAAACATTGAAAACGTTAAATATCCCTCATCAAATGGTCCATGTCCATCCTGGATCACATGCAGGATATTATCCAGGAGCATATCCAATTTCATTAAAGCTTTTATTTTCTAAAGATGATGGGAAGATTCTTGGTGCCCAAGCGGTTGGGAAAGAAGGAGTAGACAAAAGGATAGACGTTATTGCTACAGCTATCAAAGCAGGATTAACAGTCAGAGATTTACCTGATTTGGAGCTTTCTTATGCACCTCCATTCTCATCTGCTAAGGATCCTGTAAATATGGCAGGCTATGCTGCTACTAACATATTGGAAGGAGACACAACGAATATACAGTGGTATGAACTACATCAATTAATAGAAAACGAGAAAGGATTCATCGTAGATGTACGTGAACCTAATGAATATAAGAACGGTAACATTATGAATTCGATTAATATTCCATTAGATCAAATTCGTGATCGGCTTGATGAATTCCCTAAAAACGACCAAATTTATGTTTATTGTCAAGTTGGTTTACGAGGTTATTTAGCAACTCAAATTCTTAAGCAACATGGCTTTAATGTTACTAACCTTGATGGTGGTTACAAAACTTATTCAACCGTCTATGAATAA
- a CDS encoding Cof-type HAD-IIB family hydrolase, whose product MIKCIALDMDGTLVNSELTIHDENAKAIKLAQDEGIEVLIVTGRSYAEAKDVLQSAGIVCPIICVNGSEIRDETGKIIEKVGLDVEKFQQVRQILTEENVYFEVYSDQGTYTSDFDKALTVMVDIYLSAGGVQEYEQLLKGAKARFENGKVALIDNFDELLEKDNITFYKLLAFSFDEEQLTRARERVKAVDNLAVSASGKENIEITSVHAQKGIALEKFTVTRGLKLEHTMAVGDNYNDVSMFEKVGYAVGMGNAPDEVKSMCDATTLKNDEHGVAKAILDVLENQKHS is encoded by the coding sequence ATGATTAAATGCATCGCATTAGATATGGATGGAACTTTAGTAAACAGTGAACTAACGATTCATGATGAAAATGCAAAAGCAATTAAATTGGCACAAGATGAAGGAATCGAAGTGTTAATTGTGACAGGTAGATCCTATGCTGAAGCAAAAGATGTCTTACAAAGTGCGGGGATTGTTTGCCCAATTATTTGCGTTAACGGTTCAGAAATAAGAGATGAAACGGGTAAAATTATTGAAAAAGTAGGACTTGATGTAGAGAAATTCCAACAAGTTCGCCAAATTTTAACCGAAGAGAATGTGTATTTTGAGGTCTATTCAGATCAAGGTACATATACGAGTGATTTTGACAAAGCATTAACAGTAATGGTTGACATTTACTTGAGTGCTGGTGGAGTACAAGAATATGAACAGTTATTGAAGGGAGCAAAAGCCCGATTTGAAAACGGAAAGGTTGCTTTAATCGACAATTTCGATGAGTTATTGGAGAAGGATAACATCACATTTTATAAATTATTAGCATTTTCCTTTGATGAAGAGCAGCTTACACGTGCTAGAGAAAGAGTTAAGGCAGTAGATAACCTTGCTGTAAGTGCATCTGGGAAGGAAAATATAGAAATTACGAGTGTTCATGCTCAAAAAGGTATAGCGTTAGAAAAATTTACAGTGACAAGAGGTCTAAAGTTAGAGCATACGATGGCTGTTGGCGATAATTACAATGATGTATCGATGTTTGAAAAGGTTGGATATGCTGTTGGAATGGGGAATGCACCAGATGAAGTTAAATCGATGTGTGACGCGACAACTTTAAAAAATGATGAGCATGGGGTCGCAAAAGCAATCCTTGATGTGCTCGAGAATCAAAAGCATTCTTAG
- a CDS encoding class I SAM-dependent methyltransferase yields the protein MDILVIIIAILITISIVFDSLRNGMTPTPSSQRVTYAIVNYLSKQKLNKNMKVYDLGCGWGTLIFPLAKQLPTAKVHGLDNALIPYLYCRIRNLFCKHKTTIHYSSFYTFDFTDANCIICYLYPKAMKQLKERFESELDPNCLIVSHFFAIPDWTPIHTIEINDLHKTNIYIYQPKHSYRPKK from the coding sequence ATGGACATCTTGGTTATTATTATAGCAATTCTCATCACGATCTCGATCGTGTTTGATTCTCTAAGGAATGGGATGACACCAACACCTAGTTCACAACGAGTTACTTACGCAATTGTAAATTACCTTTCCAAGCAAAAATTAAACAAGAATATGAAAGTATATGACTTAGGATGTGGGTGGGGCACATTGATTTTTCCACTAGCTAAGCAGTTACCCACAGCAAAGGTCCACGGGCTTGATAACGCTCTAATTCCTTATTTATATTGCAGAATTCGTAATCTATTTTGTAAGCATAAGACGACGATTCATTACAGTAGCTTCTATACGTTCGACTTCACAGATGCAAATTGTATTATCTGTTATTTGTACCCAAAAGCGATGAAACAATTGAAAGAACGTTTTGAATCAGAATTGGATCCAAATTGTTTAATCGTCAGTCATTTCTTTGCCATTCCAGATTGGACACCTATTCACACAATTGAAATCAATGATTTACATAAAACAAATATATACATTTACCAACCGAAGCACTCGTATAGACCTAAGAAATAA
- a CDS encoding DoxX family protein, whose amino-acid sequence MKWIKSDKIAVIWTILRVWLGVQWIEAGWSKVTGGFDAGGFLKGAIAKASGDHPAVQGWYAGFLENFALPNVELFNVIIPWAEFLAGIGLILGALTLPALIGAAFMNLNFMLAGTTSTNPVLYTVAFILILVGPTAYYYGLDRFLIPFTKDRMRKRKHDFKDKGHQAHAH is encoded by the coding sequence TTGAAATGGATAAAAAGCGATAAAATAGCGGTTATTTGGACAATTCTTAGAGTTTGGTTAGGTGTTCAGTGGATTGAAGCTGGCTGGAGCAAAGTAACCGGCGGATTTGATGCAGGTGGTTTTTTGAAAGGTGCAATTGCAAAAGCAAGTGGCGACCATCCTGCAGTTCAAGGCTGGTACGCAGGGTTTCTTGAGAATTTCGCACTGCCAAATGTAGAATTATTTAACGTTATTATTCCTTGGGCCGAGTTTCTAGCAGGAATTGGACTTATTTTAGGAGCATTAACTTTGCCTGCACTTATTGGAGCAGCATTTATGAATCTTAACTTTATGTTGGCTGGTACGACGAGCACGAATCCAGTTCTTTATACAGTTGCATTTATTCTTATTTTAGTAGGACCAACAGCATACTATTACGGATTAGACCGATTCTTAATTCCTTTTACAAAAGATCGTATGAGAAAACGAAAACACGACTTTAAGGACAAAGGGCATCAAGCACATGCACATTAA
- a CDS encoding YfhE family protein: MKSKKRIDRENKRTLSSAQEVAYNKQFKRADRAGGFLSRDK, from the coding sequence ATGAAAAGCAAAAAAAGAATTGACCGAGAAAATAAACGTACATTATCAAGTGCGCAAGAAGTTGCTTATAACAAACAATTCAAACGAGCTGATCGTGCTGGTGGTTTCTTATCTCGTGATAAGTAA
- a CDS encoding TIGR01777 family oxidoreductase yields MKIAITGGTGFIGKHLINYLSNQKHTLYILTRNPSAYIDSEYIKYVGWLEDNYDPVTQINELDAIINLAGKSINNRWTNETKKQIQQSRIQATKAVVQLVQTLHPHTLINASAIGYYGNSLDTIFTEEDQAGKGFLADTTNAWEAEASIANQYDTRVVYARFGIILDKDEGALPRIALPYQFFAGGKLGSGRQWMSWIHIKDVIKMIDFSLHNQAITGPLNITAPNPLRMERFGKNLANVLHRPYWLPAPSFALSALLGEMSELVLEGQHVLPQKALQHGYSFEFETLPSALSDIYQTN; encoded by the coding sequence ATGAAAATTGCAATTACTGGTGGAACAGGTTTTATAGGCAAGCATTTAATCAATTATTTATCAAATCAAAAGCACACACTTTACATCCTTACTCGAAATCCTTCTGCTTACATTGATAGTGAATATATCAAATATGTTGGTTGGCTTGAAGATAACTATGATCCAGTAACACAGATTAATGAACTTGATGCGATCATCAATCTTGCAGGTAAATCTATCAATAACAGGTGGACTAATGAAACGAAAAAGCAAATTCAACAAAGTCGTATCCAAGCTACCAAAGCAGTTGTACAGCTCGTTCAAACATTACACCCTCATACTTTAATTAACGCTTCAGCAATAGGCTATTACGGAAATTCACTCGACACAATATTTACTGAAGAAGATCAAGCTGGCAAAGGCTTTTTAGCCGATACAACAAACGCTTGGGAAGCTGAAGCTTCAATTGCAAACCAATATGATACCCGTGTAGTCTATGCCCGTTTCGGAATTATCCTAGATAAAGATGAAGGAGCGCTACCTCGTATCGCTCTACCTTACCAATTTTTCGCTGGAGGAAAATTAGGTTCTGGTAGGCAATGGATGTCTTGGATACATATTAAAGATGTAATTAAAATGATTGACTTCTCGCTTCATAATCAAGCCATAACTGGACCGTTGAACATAACTGCTCCAAATCCATTACGTATGGAACGATTCGGAAAAAACTTAGCTAACGTTCTTCATCGACCTTATTGGCTGCCTGCACCCTCTTTTGCATTATCAGCACTTTTAGGAGAAATGAGTGAACTTGTGTTAGAAGGTCAACATGTTCTTCCTCAGAAGGCACTTCAGCACGGATACTCATTTGAATTTGAAACATTGCCATCAGCACTTTCAGACATATATCAAACGAATTGA
- the recX gene encoding recombination regulator RecX, which produces MKITRITTQKNDDKRLNIYIDDGAGEKFGFGIDMDVFVNYNLKKGLELDDRLIGELLYEDEVKKAFQQALNYLSYRIRSQKEIEDHLVKKEFGESVIAAVIQRLYGYKYIDDAEFAKAYVRTKKRTTTKGPNVLKRELIEKGLSGQHIDMGLQEYSMEEQVEVANAYVRKKGKQSKKQSNSEAKQKLKQTLLQKGFSYEIIEIALTEFVNDEDRGEEWEALMHHGKKAQKKYRNYNDKEFVMKVKQYLYRKGFLMEHINQWIQEYLETDEM; this is translated from the coding sequence GTGAAAATTACAAGAATAACTACTCAAAAGAATGATGATAAACGATTAAATATTTATATTGATGATGGTGCAGGAGAAAAATTCGGATTCGGCATTGATATGGACGTTTTTGTTAACTATAACTTAAAAAAAGGATTAGAACTTGATGATAGATTGATTGGTGAGTTGTTGTATGAGGATGAAGTAAAAAAAGCCTTTCAACAAGCATTAAACTACCTATCCTACCGTATTCGTTCCCAAAAGGAGATAGAAGACCATTTAGTAAAAAAAGAATTTGGAGAATCTGTCATTGCTGCAGTTATTCAGCGTTTATACGGATATAAGTATATTGATGATGCTGAGTTTGCAAAGGCGTATGTTAGAACGAAAAAACGAACGACGACGAAGGGTCCTAATGTATTGAAGCGTGAACTTATCGAAAAGGGTCTTTCGGGACAACATATAGACATGGGATTACAAGAATATTCAATGGAAGAACAGGTAGAAGTTGCTAATGCTTATGTGAGGAAAAAAGGGAAACAATCTAAAAAACAGTCCAATAGTGAAGCAAAACAGAAGTTAAAACAAACATTACTTCAAAAAGGCTTTTCCTATGAAATAATTGAAATTGCCCTTACTGAATTTGTGAATGATGAAGATAGAGGCGAAGAATGGGAAGCTTTGATGCATCATGGTAAGAAGGCGCAAAAGAAGTACCGTAATTATAATGATAAAGAGTTTGTTATGAAAGTGAAGCAATATTTGTATCGGAAGGGATTTCTGATGGAACATATTAATCAGTGGATACAGGAGTATTTAGAAACTGATGAAATGTGA
- a CDS encoding L-lactate permease gives MSFLELLTSSMPILAVFIFLVILKLPATKAMPLSFITSALLAFLVWKVPFVQIAAASIEGIVVALTILWIVFGAILLLNTLKMSGAMDSIRSGFLGVTADRRVQVIIIAWLFGAFIEGAAGFGTPAAIGAPLLVALGFPPLAAVVLTLISDSSPVSFGAVGTPVIVGVDQGLREGASVAPQVQQFLDGTPMPEFMQTIAVQAMQIDMFVGTFIPLILVALLTRFFGENRSWKEGLQIWKFALFAGLSFTVPALIVASLLGPEFPSIIGGLVGLSIVVPAAKKGFLLPEEAWDFKQTEKSETVKTEQVTTKNLSLKRAWVPYILVAILLVITRLNILPIKGWLTSVNVSLNEILGTGISTSFQPLYLPGTIFVTVVIATIFIHKMNASEVKEAFGESARTIVGSAIALGFAVPMVRIFINSGVNAADLLSMPMELAILVSELVGDKWPLVAPFIGSLGSFISGSATFSNMMFSLFQFSVADQIQASPNVILALQVLGANAGNMVCVLNVVAAASVVGLLGSEGKIIRFTLGPMFFYALTSGILGFVLIYFL, from the coding sequence ATGAGCTTCTTAGAGCTATTAACAAGTTCTATGCCGATTTTGGCAGTATTTATATTTTTGGTAATACTTAAATTACCTGCTACAAAAGCAATGCCATTAAGTTTTATTACAAGTGCGTTATTAGCATTTCTTGTATGGAAAGTTCCATTTGTGCAAATTGCAGCAGCATCCATTGAAGGTATTGTTGTTGCGTTAACGATTCTTTGGATCGTATTTGGAGCTATTTTGTTATTAAATACGTTAAAGATGAGTGGAGCAATGGACTCTATTCGTAGCGGTTTCTTAGGCGTTACAGCTGACCGTCGCGTTCAAGTAATTATTATTGCATGGTTATTTGGAGCTTTTATTGAGGGGGCAGCGGGATTTGGTACACCAGCTGCGATTGGTGCACCATTATTAGTAGCACTTGGATTCCCACCGTTAGCTGCAGTTGTATTAACCTTAATTTCTGATAGTAGCCCAGTATCGTTTGGAGCTGTTGGTACACCAGTTATCGTTGGTGTCGATCAAGGTTTGCGTGAAGGTGCATCAGTAGCACCGCAAGTTCAACAATTTCTAGATGGAACACCTATGCCAGAATTCATGCAGACAATTGCAGTACAAGCTATGCAAATCGATATGTTTGTTGGAACGTTTATTCCATTAATTCTAGTCGCATTATTAACACGTTTCTTCGGTGAGAACCGTTCATGGAAAGAAGGATTACAAATATGGAAATTTGCTCTCTTTGCTGGATTGAGCTTTACAGTCCCTGCATTGATCGTAGCAAGCTTACTTGGTCCTGAATTCCCTTCAATTATTGGTGGTTTAGTAGGGCTTTCTATTGTTGTACCTGCTGCGAAGAAAGGATTCTTACTTCCAGAAGAAGCATGGGATTTCAAGCAAACAGAAAAGTCTGAAACAGTGAAGACAGAGCAAGTAACAACAAAGAATCTTTCTTTAAAACGTGCTTGGGTACCATATATCTTAGTCGCAATTTTATTAGTTATAACAAGATTAAATATTTTACCGATTAAAGGCTGGTTAACTAGTGTCAATGTATCATTGAATGAAATCTTAGGTACTGGAATCTCAACATCGTTCCAACCGTTATATTTGCCGGGGACAATTTTCGTAACGGTCGTGATTGCAACGATCTTTATTCACAAAATGAATGCATCTGAAGTTAAAGAGGCATTTGGTGAATCAGCAAGAACGATTGTTGGTAGTGCGATTGCTTTAGGTTTTGCTGTACCAATGGTACGTATCTTTATTAATTCGGGTGTTAATGCGGCAGATTTACTAAGTATGCCAATGGAATTAGCGATTCTCGTATCTGAATTAGTTGGGGATAAATGGCCGCTAGTTGCTCCATTTATTGGTTCACTCGGTTCGTTCATCTCTGGTAGTGCAACATTTAGTAATATGATGTTCTCATTATTCCAATTTAGTGTTGCTGATCAAATACAGGCATCACCAAATGTTATTCTTGCCCTTCAAGTATTAGGTGCGAATGCAGGGAACATGGTGTGTGTTCTTAACGTAGTTGCAGCAGCTTCTGTTGTTGGATTACTTGGTAGTGAAGGGAAAATTATTCGTTTTACACTTGGACCAATGTTCTTCTACGCATTAACATCAGGAATTCTCGGTTTCGTGTTAATTTATTTTCTGTAA